One genomic window of Amphiura filiformis chromosome 3, Afil_fr2py, whole genome shotgun sequence includes the following:
- the LOC140147281 gene encoding aldo-keto reductase 1B-like: MAAIDSGYRHIDGAFAYQNEHEVGDAIQTKINEGKITREDIFYTSKSGDNFWPLGDDGKLIFEDIDYVDTWKAMEPLVEKGLCKAIGVSNFPIEFMKRILNINKVPVSNLQVEAHPYLPQHELVDFCKKKGITVTAYSPLGSPDRPTRTKEDPVLMEDPVVKAIAESKGKSPAQILVKFNLQRGLICIPKSVTPSRIQSNYETLDFELTESELNQLLQISRNCRFVTFPP; this comes from the exons ATGGCGGCCATTGACTCAGGCTATCGGCACATCGATGGGGCTTTTGCATATCAAAATGAACACGAGGTTGGCGATGCTATTCAAACTAAGatcaatgaaggaaaaatcacacgTGAAGATATTTTCTACACTAGTAAG AGTGGAGATAACTTTTGGCCACTAGGAGATGATGGTAAATTAATCTTCGAGGATATTGACTATGTAGATACGTGGAAG GCAATGGAACCCCTCGTTGAAAAGGGTTTGTGTAAGGCAATCGGTGTATCCAATTTTCCTATCGAATTTATGAAACGCATCTTGAACATCAACAAAGTGCCCGTATCCAACTTGCAG gTAGAAGCACATCCATACCTACCTCAACATGAATTGGTGGATTTCTGTAAGAAAAAGGGCATTACCGTCACTGCATATAGTCCTCTGGGCTCACCAGATAGACCAAC ACGAACTAAAGAAGACCCAGTGTTAATGGAGGATCCAGTTGTCAAGGCGATAGCAGAAAGCAAAGGAAAGAGTCCCGCTCAAATTTTAGTCAAGTTTAATCTTCAACGTGGACTCATTTGCATTCCTAAAAGTGTTACGCCATCCAGAATACAAAGCAATTACGAG ACTTTGGATTTTGAACTCACGGAATCTGAACTTAATCAACTACTTCAGATAAGTAGAAATTGTCGTTTTGTAACGTTCCCACCGTAA